In the genome of Candidatus Rokuibacteriota bacterium, one region contains:
- a CDS encoding urate hydroxylase PuuD produces the protein MALTSGEGVLFLLRWIHFLAGITWIGLLYYFNFVQTPFFAETEAPVRAGAIQKLVPRALWWFRWGAMFTFLSGWLIILDRIGRGGFFAGSYGWAILLGGLLGSIMWANVWFVIWPKQKIVIQNALDTGAGKPANPAAAPAGARAGLASRTNTLFSIPMLFYMGAATHLPTPTVPRSGAAFWIVVLVIMAAVEINALAGKPGTATTKPLGTVKGTLWAGFILAAIFYLWFEMMR, from the coding sequence ATGGCACTGACAAGCGGCGAAGGCGTGCTGTTCCTCCTGAGGTGGATCCACTTCCTGGCCGGTATCACCTGGATCGGCCTGCTCTACTACTTCAACTTTGTCCAGACCCCGTTCTTCGCGGAGACCGAGGCGCCGGTGCGCGCGGGCGCCATCCAGAAGCTGGTGCCGCGCGCCCTCTGGTGGTTCCGGTGGGGCGCGATGTTCACCTTCCTCTCCGGCTGGCTGATCATCCTGGACCGGATCGGCCGGGGCGGCTTCTTCGCGGGCTCCTACGGCTGGGCCATCCTGCTCGGCGGGCTGCTGGGCTCCATCATGTGGGCGAATGTCTGGTTCGTGATCTGGCCCAAGCAGAAGATCGTGATCCAGAACGCCCTCGACACGGGGGCGGGCAAGCCCGCGAATCCCGCGGCCGCCCCCGCCGGCGCCCGCGCGGGGCTCGCCTCGCGCACCAACACGCTCTTCTCGATCCCCATGCTCTTCTACATGGGCGCCGCCACGCATCTCCCCACTCCGACCGTGCCGCGGTCGGGCGCCGCCTTCTGGATCGTGGTGCTCGTCATCATGGCCGCGGTGGAGATCAACGCGCTGGCGGGCAAGCCGGGCACGGCGACCACGAAGCCCCTCGGCACGGTGAAGGGCACGCTCTGGGCGGGCTTCATCCTGGCCGCGATCTTCTATCTCTGGTTCGAGATGATGCGCTAG
- a CDS encoding DUF3047 domain-containing protein yields the protein MVAPGPLGAPGPSLSPRHRRGVRLLGLALLALLASPAVAGAAGGCVAVDDFSTAKLGVFPAAWRPRDDAAREVYTVEEEPGRRFLRARSRGLGVQAARPFEWDLAAYPVLSWQWRPLRFPAGSDERVARTNDSALAVYAVFPHTPVSVKSLKYIWSAVVSAGEQLSSSNGLTRVRVLRNGARGQGKWLEERVNVLEDYRSLFKEAEVPKPAGIAVLTDSDDTQSSAQGDYARFRVCRP from the coding sequence GTGGTGGCGCCGGGGCCGCTAGGCGCTCCCGGTCCGAGCCTCTCCCCCCGGCACCGGCGCGGCGTCCGCCTCCTCGGCCTGGCGCTCCTCGCCCTCCTCGCCTCTCCAGCCGTGGCCGGGGCCGCCGGCGGCTGCGTCGCCGTGGACGACTTCTCGACGGCGAAGCTCGGCGTGTTCCCGGCCGCGTGGAGGCCGCGCGATGACGCCGCCCGGGAGGTGTACACCGTCGAGGAGGAGCCGGGGCGGCGCTTCCTGCGCGCCCGCTCCCGCGGGCTCGGGGTCCAGGCGGCCCGGCCCTTCGAGTGGGACCTGGCCGCGTACCCGGTGCTCTCGTGGCAGTGGCGCCCGCTGCGATTCCCGGCGGGCTCCGACGAGCGGGTGGCCCGGACCAACGACAGCGCGCTGGCCGTCTACGCCGTCTTCCCCCACACCCCGGTCTCCGTGAAATCGCTGAAGTACATCTGGAGCGCCGTCGTGTCCGCCGGCGAGCAGCTCAGCTCGAGCAACGGGCTCACCCGGGTCCGCGTGCTGAGAAACGGCGCTCGCGGCCAGGGGAAGTGGCTCGAGGAGCGGGTCAACGTGCTGGAGGACTACCGCAGCCTCTTCAAGGAGGCGGAGGTGCCGAAACCGGCGGGCATCGCCGTCCTGACGGACTCGGACGACACGCAGAGCAGCGCGCAAGGAGACTATGCCCGGTTCCGCGTCTGCCGCCCGTGA
- a CDS encoding MFS transporter, which yields MVLFLAYGAQYAFGVFFAALLDEFGWSRASLAGAFSLYAFVYSGCGVLSGRLTDRLGPRAVIALGGGFLGLGLVAMSQVSAIWHPFVLYGIVAALGMSTAYVPCSATIVRWFVEQRGLAIGIATAGGSLGTFALPPIAHLLVSRVGWRWAYVAFGIVILVALNLVAVVMRSDPESLGLAPDGRPPGIAATRAGGQGRGFSMREATRTGAFWMVWAVFAATWVPVFVPLVHLVPFAKDLGVPALLAATLVSALGIAAVAGRVLLGALSDRIGRRAALGAGFALQAIAFAAFPPSHALPALYAAAVVFGFSYGAISALFPAIVSDFFGREHSGSLVGLLFTLAAPLAAVGPVGAGWIYDRTGGYEPAWWLSAGFNVLALALLACARPPAPRGARRREATAFPARTP from the coding sequence GTGGTTCTCTTCCTCGCCTACGGCGCGCAGTACGCCTTCGGCGTCTTCTTCGCGGCGCTGCTCGACGAGTTCGGCTGGAGCCGCGCGAGTCTGGCCGGCGCCTTCTCGCTCTACGCCTTCGTCTACAGCGGCTGCGGCGTCCTCTCCGGGCGCCTCACCGACAGGCTGGGGCCACGGGCCGTGATCGCGCTGGGCGGAGGCTTCCTCGGCCTCGGATTGGTGGCGATGAGCCAGGTGAGCGCGATCTGGCATCCCTTCGTCCTGTACGGCATCGTGGCGGCGCTGGGCATGTCCACGGCCTATGTTCCGTGCAGTGCCACGATCGTGCGCTGGTTCGTCGAGCAGCGCGGCCTGGCCATCGGCATCGCCACTGCCGGCGGCAGCCTGGGTACCTTCGCCTTGCCGCCCATCGCCCATCTCCTCGTCAGCCGCGTGGGCTGGCGCTGGGCCTACGTCGCCTTCGGCATCGTGATCCTGGTGGCGCTCAACCTCGTGGCCGTGGTCATGCGTTCGGATCCCGAGTCGCTGGGGCTCGCCCCCGACGGACGCCCGCCGGGGATCGCGGCGACACGAGCTGGCGGCCAGGGGCGCGGCTTCAGCATGAGAGAGGCGACGCGCACGGGAGCCTTCTGGATGGTGTGGGCCGTCTTCGCGGCCACCTGGGTGCCGGTCTTCGTCCCCCTGGTCCACCTGGTCCCCTTCGCGAAGGACCTCGGGGTGCCGGCGCTCCTGGCCGCCACGCTGGTGAGCGCGCTCGGCATCGCAGCGGTGGCGGGACGGGTCCTCCTGGGGGCGCTCTCGGATCGTATCGGACGGCGGGCCGCGCTGGGCGCCGGGTTCGCGCTGCAGGCCATCGCCTTCGCGGCCTTCCCCCCGAGCCACGCCCTGCCCGCCCTCTATGCGGCCGCCGTGGTGTTCGGCTTCTCGTACGGCGCCATCTCGGCGCTCTTCCCGGCCATCGTCTCCGACTTCTTCGGCCGCGAGCACTCGGGCTCCCTGGTGGGCCTCCTCTTCACCCTCGCCGCGCCTCTGGCCGCGGTCGGTCCCGTCGGAGCCGGGTGGATCTACGACCGCACGGGCGGCTATGAACCCGCCTGGTGGCTCTCCGCCGGGTTCAACGTCCTCGCCCTCGCCTTGCTCGCCTGCGCCCGGCCGCCCGCACCGCGCGGCGCTCGCCGGCGGGAGGCGACCGCGTTCCCCGCCCGCACCCCGTGA
- the uvrA gene encoding excinuclease ABC subunit UvrA: MPQPSWLRIEGARQNNLKNISLDIPHDRVTVITGVSGSGKSSLAFDTLFAEGQWRYVESLSTYARMFIERLDRPDVDRIEHIRPAIAIEQKNPVRTARSTVGTATELHDYLRLLFARIGRVHCPRCGSEARSDSAESVAEALIREHPDARALVCFPLSAAAGSTPPEALAALLRRGFARVKIGDAVMELTDAAGRPTGLPPAAAGQRIQVVLDRVTLGADARHRLTESLEAALAEGEGRAEVDVLGRAVVGVSREFRCPSCETPVTRPQPLLFSFNHPLGACPECKGFGNILRYDEHRVVPDRTLSLAQGAVEPWSHPSGQRYQKQLLRAARRRGVDTSRPYGELPAEDREWVQAGARGFPGIQGFFEEVESYRYKLHVRVFLSRYRSQSPCPRCAGARLRPEALNVRVGGATIAQLCERTVEDLAGLLDSLRLPAREETVAREVLRPLRAKLSFLLRVGLGYLTLARQTRTLSGGEAQRINLANQLGAQLVGTLYILDEPSIGLHARDTGRLAEVCGELAAAGNTVVVVEHDRSFIASADHVVEMGPGSGDRGGSVVFAGPQARFLEDPRSLTARYLTGRETIAVPLIRREGRRALTLRGARAHNLKHLTVRLPLHTLTCVTGVSGSGKSSLVHDTLYRAVARHFKQDFKPPGEHDEVRGLEYLKGVRLIDQQPIGRTPRSNPVTYIKAFDEIRKVFTALPRARTLGLGAGAFSFNVAGGRCESCEGAGAQKLEMYFFEDVYVTCADCDGRRYRPEVLQVTCKGRDIAQVLQLTVDEAVDFFAMHPVLARRLGLLQEVGLGYLRLGQPAPTLSGGEAQRLKIAAELGTRQSADHLFILDEPTTGLHLDDVRKLLGVLNRLVDAGNTVLVVEHHLDVVKSADWVIDLGPEGGEAGGAIIAEGTPEQVAQTDGSYTGKFLRDLLPRPNGRSAAARGA; the protein is encoded by the coding sequence ATGCCGCAGCCCTCTTGGCTCCGCATCGAGGGAGCCAGGCAGAACAATCTGAAGAACATCTCGCTGGACATCCCCCACGACCGCGTGACGGTGATCACCGGCGTGTCCGGCTCGGGCAAGTCCTCCCTCGCATTCGACACGCTCTTCGCCGAGGGGCAGTGGCGCTACGTGGAGTCCCTCTCCACCTACGCGCGCATGTTCATCGAGCGGCTGGACCGTCCCGACGTGGACCGCATCGAGCACATCCGCCCCGCCATCGCCATCGAGCAGAAGAACCCGGTCCGCACCGCCCGCTCCACCGTGGGGACCGCCACCGAGCTGCACGACTACCTGCGCCTCCTCTTCGCGCGCATCGGGCGCGTGCACTGCCCCCGCTGCGGCAGCGAGGCGCGCAGCGACTCCGCCGAGAGCGTGGCCGAGGCCCTCATCCGCGAGCACCCGGACGCCCGCGCCCTCGTCTGCTTTCCGCTCTCCGCCGCGGCGGGCTCGACGCCGCCGGAGGCGCTGGCCGCGCTGCTCCGGCGCGGCTTCGCCCGGGTGAAGATCGGCGACGCGGTGATGGAGCTGACCGACGCGGCGGGCCGGCCCACCGGCCTGCCGCCGGCGGCGGCGGGGCAGCGGATCCAGGTGGTGCTGGACCGCGTCACGCTGGGGGCCGACGCGCGCCATCGCCTCACCGAGTCGCTGGAGGCAGCGCTGGCCGAGGGCGAGGGGCGGGCCGAGGTGGACGTGCTGGGCCGGGCCGTGGTCGGCGTCAGCCGGGAGTTCCGGTGTCCGTCGTGCGAGACGCCCGTCACCCGGCCGCAGCCGCTGCTCTTCTCGTTCAATCACCCGCTGGGGGCCTGCCCCGAGTGCAAGGGGTTCGGCAACATCCTCCGCTACGACGAGCACCGGGTGGTGCCCGACCGGACGCTGAGCCTCGCTCAGGGCGCCGTCGAGCCGTGGTCGCATCCCTCCGGCCAGCGCTACCAGAAGCAGCTCCTCAGGGCGGCGCGCAGGCGCGGCGTGGACACCTCGCGGCCCTACGGGGAGCTGCCGGCCGAGGACCGCGAGTGGGTCCAGGCCGGCGCCAGGGGCTTCCCGGGCATCCAGGGCTTCTTCGAGGAGGTCGAGTCCTACCGCTACAAGCTGCACGTCCGCGTCTTCCTGTCCCGCTATCGCAGCCAGTCGCCGTGCCCGCGCTGCGCCGGCGCCCGGCTCAGGCCCGAGGCCCTGAACGTCCGCGTCGGCGGCGCCACCATCGCCCAGCTCTGCGAGCGGACCGTGGAGGACCTGGCGGGCCTCCTCGACAGCCTGCGGCTGCCGGCCCGCGAGGAGACGGTGGCGCGGGAGGTCCTCCGGCCGCTGCGCGCCAAGCTCTCCTTCCTCCTGCGCGTGGGGCTCGGCTACCTCACCCTGGCGCGCCAGACGCGCACGCTGTCGGGCGGAGAGGCCCAGCGGATCAACCTCGCCAACCAGCTGGGGGCGCAGCTCGTGGGGACGCTCTACATCCTGGACGAGCCGTCCATCGGGCTCCACGCGCGGGACACCGGGCGCCTGGCGGAGGTGTGCGGCGAGCTGGCGGCTGCCGGCAACACGGTGGTCGTCGTCGAGCACGACCGCTCCTTCATCGCCTCCGCCGACCACGTGGTCGAGATGGGGCCGGGCTCGGGGGACCGCGGGGGCAGCGTGGTCTTCGCGGGCCCCCAGGCCCGGTTCCTGGAGGACCCCCGCTCGCTGACGGCCCGCTACCTCACCGGCCGTGAGACGATCGCCGTGCCGCTGATCCGCCGCGAGGGGCGGCGCGCCCTCACGCTCCGCGGCGCGCGCGCCCACAACCTGAAGCACCTGACGGTCCGGCTCCCGCTCCACACCCTCACCTGCGTCACGGGCGTCTCCGGCTCGGGCAAGTCCAGCCTCGTGCACGACACGCTCTACCGGGCGGTGGCCCGGCACTTCAAGCAGGACTTCAAGCCGCCGGGCGAGCACGACGAGGTGCGCGGGCTCGAGTACCTCAAGGGCGTCCGTCTCATCGACCAGCAGCCGATCGGCCGCACGCCGCGCTCCAACCCGGTGACCTACATCAAGGCCTTCGACGAGATCCGGAAGGTGTTCACCGCGCTGCCCCGGGCCCGGACGCTCGGCCTCGGCGCCGGCGCCTTCTCCTTCAACGTGGCGGGGGGGCGCTGCGAGAGCTGCGAGGGCGCGGGCGCCCAGAAGCTCGAGATGTACTTCTTCGAGGACGTGTACGTGACCTGTGCCGACTGCGACGGCCGCCGCTACCGCCCCGAGGTGCTCCAGGTCACCTGCAAGGGCCGGGACATCGCCCAGGTGCTCCAGCTCACGGTGGACGAGGCGGTGGACTTCTTCGCGATGCACCCGGTGCTGGCGCGGCGCCTCGGGCTGCTCCAGGAGGTGGGGCTCGGCTATCTCCGGCTCGGCCAGCCCGCACCGACCCTGTCCGGCGGCGAGGCGCAGCGCCTCAAGATCGCCGCCGAGCTGGGGACCCGCCAGAGCGCCGATCACCTCTTCATCCTGGACGAGCCCACCACGGGCCTCCACCTCGACGACGTCCGGAAGCTGCTCGGGGTGCTCAACCGCCTGGTGGACGCCGGCAACACCGTGCTCGTCGTCGAGCATCACCTGGACGTGGTCAAGTCCGCGGACTGGGTCATCGACCTGGGACCGGAGGGCGGCGAGGCCGGCGGCGCCATCATCGCCGAGGGCACGCCGGAGCAGGTGGCCCAGACGGACGGCTCCTACACGGGCAAGTTCCTCCGCGACCTCCTCCCCCGACCCAACGGCCGGAGCGCGGCGGCCCGCGGCGCGTGA
- a CDS encoding OB-fold domain-containing protein, protein MPNVEYRGMSLVIPENDSEWREHFRLARSHRLMLRACTACGLMRYPPSHGCPWCACLQWAWREVSGRGAIHSYEIVVHAIQPGFKDWAPYPVVLVELDEQRGQPTEHEALRIVANLVTADFRPEAEASVAIGKRVRVVFQDLAEDFALPQFVLTDEPPEGPIWRLPG, encoded by the coding sequence ATGCCGAACGTCGAGTACCGGGGGATGAGCCTGGTGATCCCGGAGAACGACTCCGAGTGGCGGGAGCACTTCCGGCTGGCGCGCTCGCACCGGCTGATGCTGCGCGCCTGCACGGCCTGCGGTCTCATGCGCTACCCGCCGAGCCACGGCTGCCCCTGGTGCGCGTGCCTTCAGTGGGCGTGGCGGGAGGTGAGCGGGCGCGGCGCCATCCACTCCTACGAGATCGTCGTCCACGCCATCCAGCCCGGGTTCAAGGACTGGGCGCCCTACCCCGTGGTGCTCGTGGAGCTCGACGAGCAGCGCGGCCAGCCCACCGAGCACGAGGCGCTCAGGATCGTCGCCAACCTCGTGACGGCCGACTTCCGCCCGGAGGCCGAGGCCAGCGTGGCCATCGGCAAGCGCGTCCGCGTGGTCTTCCAGGACCTCGCGGAGGACTTCGCCCTGCCGCAGTTCGTCCTGACGGACGAGCCCCCCGAGGGGCCCATCTGGCGCCTTCCGGGGTAG
- a CDS encoding S8 family serine peptidase, with protein MAMTGTSWLRLGAGVAGVLVLLALVLRSPTPSSSAGGDGIAEDRVRQTVDTGGRARVIVRLRMPAAPFTAEGHHPSRASALAQRGDITSVQSTVLSKLLHTSTRLVHKYETVPFLALEVDRAALAELEAQSFHVARVVEDELAPPALAQSAPLVEADQAWAQGYDGTGRVIAILDTGVDSTHPFLAGKVVEEACYSRNVAQDGATTVCPNGGTQQTGAGAGRNCSVSGCDHGTHVAGIAAGNGAGAGQSFSGVARGANLMAVQVFSRFDSASNCGSSAPPCVLSYSSDQIAGLERVYNLRSSHNFASVNMSLGGGLNSTNCDDDSRKPIIDNLRSVGIATVISAGNDGSRSQLGKPACISSAVSVGSTTKTDQVSSFSNAGTILSLFAPGSSINSSVPGGGFASWNGTSMAAPHVAGAFAILKQAAPTASVTALLTALQDTGQSITDTRSGGSVTKPRIRVAAALPQFIAAGATLTVSKAGTGSGTVASSPAGISCGATCAAGFAGGATVTLTATPAAGSTFGGWSGGGCSGTGTCSVTLTGNTTVTATFNLGGVSLAVVRAGTGSGTVTSSPAGISCGTTCSAPFASGTLVTLTATAATGSTFAGWSGGGCSGTGSCVVTLTATTTVTATFNPLGLTGDTRSSPIVISTSSFSETRDTASYTSAADDPAHSCTGQADGHTIWYQYTPSTSGQLTANTFGSSYDTVLSVHVASTLAEVPGACQDDYAPPADLTSRVVGNLVAGTTYLIEVSAYGSTDGGTLALSVDFVSVAPLAGDERASPIAISSNSFSDTRDTQSYTSAADDPVHSCTGLADGHTIWYRFAPSAAGTASISTSGSSYDTVLSVHLASTLAEVAGGCNDDVASGNLTSQAEVALAAGTEYLVQVSSYWTGPGGTLNLAFGFTSTPTLTVAKTGTGSGTVASSPAGISCGATCAASYASGTAVTLTAAPAADSTFTGWSGGGCTGTGACTVTLTAATSVTATFTLLTFSLTVTRTGTGSGTVTSSPAGISCGVTCAASYASGTAVTLTPTPAAASAFTGWSGGGCTGTGACTVTLTAATSVTATFTLVTFPLMVTKAGAGGGTVTSSPAGISCGAACAASYASGTAVTLTATPAANSTFAGWSGAGCSGTGPCTITVTAAAAVTAAFDLSFFTLTVAMAGSADGTVVSNPLGITCGSTCAWTYAAGTVVTLTATAPAGAAFSRWGGACSGTAPSCTVTLDAARSVTTTFSQEFTDPAVTATSTLVKAAHITDLRSAIGALRAHLGLSPFSWTDPTLVAGATAISAVHVLELRTALAQAYAAAGSASPTYTDPTLTTGQTVVKRAHLIELRNAVRALE; from the coding sequence GTGGCCATGACGGGCACCTCCTGGCTGAGGCTTGGCGCCGGAGTGGCCGGCGTCCTGGTCCTGCTCGCTCTCGTCCTCCGCTCCCCGACGCCGTCCTCATCCGCCGGCGGCGACGGAATCGCTGAGGACCGGGTGCGCCAGACGGTGGATACCGGGGGTCGCGCCCGCGTCATCGTCAGGCTCCGCATGCCGGCGGCCCCGTTCACGGCGGAGGGGCATCACCCCAGCCGGGCCAGCGCCCTCGCCCAGCGGGGCGACATCACCTCGGTCCAGTCGACCGTCCTGTCGAAGCTCCTGCACACCAGCACCCGCCTCGTCCACAAGTACGAGACGGTGCCGTTTCTCGCCCTCGAGGTGGACCGGGCCGCCCTGGCGGAGCTCGAGGCGCAGAGTTTCCACGTCGCGCGTGTCGTCGAGGACGAGCTCGCCCCTCCCGCGCTGGCCCAGAGCGCTCCCCTCGTCGAGGCCGACCAGGCTTGGGCCCAGGGATATGACGGCACCGGGCGGGTGATCGCGATCCTCGACACGGGCGTGGACTCCACCCATCCCTTTCTCGCCGGCAAGGTGGTCGAAGAGGCCTGCTACTCTCGGAACGTGGCTCAGGATGGAGCCACGACCGTGTGCCCGAACGGAGGCACGCAGCAAACAGGTGCCGGGGCCGGACGTAACTGCTCCGTCTCGGGGTGCGACCACGGCACGCATGTCGCCGGCATCGCCGCGGGAAACGGCGCCGGGGCGGGACAATCCTTCTCCGGTGTCGCCCGGGGCGCGAACCTCATGGCGGTCCAGGTCTTCTCGCGCTTCGACAGTGCCAGCAACTGCGGATCCTCGGCCCCCCCCTGTGTGCTCAGCTACAGCAGCGATCAGATCGCGGGGCTCGAGCGTGTGTACAACCTCCGCTCCAGCCACAACTTCGCGTCCGTGAACATGAGCCTCGGCGGCGGACTCAACTCCACGAACTGCGACGACGACAGCCGGAAGCCGATCATCGACAACCTTCGGTCCGTGGGGATCGCCACCGTGATCTCCGCGGGGAATGACGGGAGCCGCAGCCAGCTCGGCAAGCCCGCCTGCATCTCCTCGGCGGTGAGCGTCGGATCGACGACCAAGACCGACCAGGTGTCGAGCTTCTCGAACGCCGGCACGATCCTGTCCCTCTTCGCGCCCGGGTCGTCCATCAACTCCTCCGTGCCCGGTGGCGGCTTCGCCAGCTGGAACGGCACCTCCATGGCGGCGCCGCACGTCGCGGGCGCCTTCGCGATCCTGAAGCAGGCCGCTCCGACGGCCTCCGTCACCGCGCTCCTCACGGCGCTGCAGGACACGGGGCAGTCGATCACGGACACGCGCTCGGGGGGGAGCGTGACGAAGCCGCGCATCCGCGTCGCGGCGGCGCTGCCCCAGTTCATCGCGGCGGGCGCAACCCTGACGGTGTCGAAGGCCGGGACCGGCAGCGGCACGGTGGCGAGCAGCCCGGCGGGCATCAGCTGCGGCGCGACCTGCGCGGCCGGCTTCGCGGGGGGCGCGACGGTCACGCTCACTGCGACGCCAGCGGCCGGGTCGACGTTCGGGGGCTGGAGCGGCGGCGGGTGCAGCGGCACGGGCACCTGCAGCGTGACTCTGACGGGGAACACCACGGTCACGGCCACGTTCAACCTGGGCGGCGTCTCGCTGGCCGTGGTCCGGGCGGGAACGGGCAGCGGGACGGTGACCAGCAGCCCGGCCGGCATCAGCTGCGGCACGACCTGCTCGGCGCCCTTCGCCAGCGGCACCCTGGTGACGCTCACGGCGACGGCCGCCACGGGCTCGACCTTCGCCGGCTGGAGCGGCGGGGGATGCAGCGGCACGGGCTCCTGCGTGGTGACCCTCACCGCCACCACGACCGTGACGGCGACGTTCAACCCCCTCGGGCTGACGGGCGACACGCGTTCCAGCCCCATCGTCATCTCCACCAGCTCCTTCTCCGAGACGAGGGACACCGCCAGCTACACATCTGCCGCGGACGACCCCGCCCACTCGTGCACGGGCCAGGCCGACGGGCACACGATCTGGTACCAGTACACGCCGAGCACCTCGGGCCAGCTCACTGCCAACACGTTTGGCAGCAGCTACGACACGGTCCTCTCCGTCCACGTGGCCTCCACGCTCGCGGAAGTGCCCGGGGCCTGTCAGGACGACTACGCCCCGCCCGCCGACCTCACGTCGCGCGTGGTCGGCAATCTGGTGGCGGGCACCACCTATCTGATCGAGGTGTCGGCGTACGGGAGCACGGACGGGGGCACGCTGGCGCTCTCGGTGGACTTCGTCTCGGTGGCGCCGCTGGCCGGAGACGAGCGGGCCTCTCCCATCGCCATCTCCAGCAACTCGTTCTCGGACACCCGCGACACGCAGAGCTACACGTCGGCGGCGGATGACCCGGTGCACTCCTGCACGGGCCTGGCGGACGGGCACACGATCTGGTACCGTTTCGCCCCGAGCGCGGCGGGCACCGCCAGCATCAGCACGAGCGGGAGTAGCTACGACACGGTACTGTCGGTGCATCTGGCCTCGACACTCGCCGAGGTGGCCGGCGGCTGCAACGACGACGTCGCGTCCGGCAATCTCACCTCGCAGGCGGAGGTGGCGCTGGCCGCGGGCACGGAGTACCTCGTCCAGGTGTCGTCCTACTGGACGGGCCCGGGCGGCACGCTGAACCTGGCGTTCGGCTTCACCTCGACCCCGACGCTCACGGTGGCCAAGACGGGCACCGGCAGCGGCACGGTCGCGAGCAGTCCCGCGGGGATCAGCTGCGGTGCCACCTGCGCGGCGAGCTACGCCAGCGGGACAGCGGTGACGTTGACCGCCGCACCGGCCGCGGACTCCACCTTCACCGGCTGGAGCGGCGGCGGCTGCACCGGCACCGGTGCCTGCACCGTGACGCTCACCGCCGCGACCTCCGTCACCGCCACCTTCACACTGCTGACCTTCTCCCTGACGGTGACGAGGACGGGCACCGGCAGCGGCACGGTCACGAGCAGCCCCGCGGGAATCAGCTGCGGCGTCACGTGCGCGGCGAGCTACGCCAGCGGGACAGCGGTGACGTTGACGCCGACGCCGGCGGCCGCCTCCGCCTTCACCGGCTGGAGCGGTGGCGGCTGCACCGGCACCGGTGCCTGCACCGTGACGCTCACCGCCGCGACCTCCGTCACCGCCACCTTCACGCTGGTGACCTTCCCCCTGATGGTCACGAAGGCCGGGGCCGGGGGCGGCACGGTCACCAGCAGCCCCGCGGGAATCAGCTGCGGCGCTGCCTGCGCGGCGAGCTACGCCAGCGGGACAGCGGTGACGCTGACGGCGACGCCGGCCGCGAACTCCACCTTCGCCGGGTGGAGCGGGGCGGGATGCAGCGGCACCGGCCCCTGCACCATCACCGTGACGGCCGCGGCGGCCGTGACGGCGGCGTTCGACCTGAGTTTCTTCACGTTGACGGTGGCCATGGCCGGCTCCGCCGACGGCACCGTGGTGAGCAACCCGCTGGGCATCACGTGCGGCTCCACCTGCGCGTGGACGTACGCCGCCGGCACGGTGGTGACGCTGACGGCCACGGCGCCGGCCGGCGCGGCCTTCTCCCGGTGGGGGGGCGCCTGCAGCGGGACCGCGCCGTCGTGCACCGTCACGCTCGATGCGGCCCGGTCCGTCACGACGACCTTCTCGCAGGAGTTCACCGACCCTGCGGTGACGGCGACGAGCACCCTCGTCAAGGCCGCCCACATCACCGACCTTCGCTCGGCGATCGGCGCGCTCCGCGCCCACCTCGGGCTCTCGCCGTTCAGCTGGACCGATCCGACGCTCGTCGCCGGCGCGACGGCGATCAGCGCCGTCCATGTCCTCGAGCTCCGCACGGCCCTGGCCCAGGCCTATGCGGCGGCGGGGAGCGCCAGCCCCACCTACACGGACCCCACCCTCACGACGGGGCAGACGGTGGTCAAGCGCGCGCACCTGATCGAGCTGCGTAATGCCGTGCGGGCGCTCGAATGA